The following are encoded in a window of Spiroplasma tabanidicola genomic DNA:
- the truA gene encoding tRNA pseudouridine(38-40) synthase TruA, giving the protein MFYYLFTIEYDGTDFCGWAKQKGQKTIQGEIERAINLVTRNSHYRVVGASKTDSGVHAKDQKAWIELDFKPNILGFLNALNRALPLGIKIRKANQIEKTFRVRNCIKKVYHYQISLKPKSVFSNRYWFFSNQDYDLRKLEQALNLFIGEHNFKNFSGLKGKELDTINTIRKIDLIFLKQENDDIIIVFEAKGFIRYQIRSIVGVCLAYSCGKITLENIKNVLDLKEEKLPYMANPEGLILYEINYEFDS; this is encoded by the coding sequence ATGTTTTACTATTTATTTACAATTGAGTATGACGGTACAGATTTTTGTGGATGAGCTAAGCAAAAAGGACAAAAAACTATTCAAGGCGAAATTGAAAGAGCTATTAATTTAGTTACTAGAAACTCTCACTACAGAGTTGTTGGAGCATCAAAAACAGATTCTGGAGTACATGCAAAAGATCAAAAAGCCTGAATAGAATTGGATTTTAAACCAAACATATTAGGCTTTTTAAATGCTTTAAATAGAGCGTTGCCCCTTGGAATAAAAATAAGGAAAGCTAATCAAATAGAAAAAACTTTTAGAGTTAGAAATTGTATTAAAAAGGTTTATCATTATCAAATTAGTTTAAAGCCTAAAAGCGTATTTTCGAATCGATATTGATTTTTTTCAAACCAAGATTATGATTTAAGAAAATTAGAACAAGCTTTAAATCTATTTATAGGAGAACATAATTTTAAAAACTTTTCAGGTTTAAAAGGAAAAGAATTAGATACTATAAATACTATAAGAAAAATAGATTTAATATTTTTAAAACAAGAGAATGATGATATTATTATAGTTTTTGAAGCTAAAGGTTTTATAAGATATCAAATTAGATCTATAGTCGGTGTTTGCTTAGCTTATTCTTGTGGTAAAATAACTTTAGAAAATATAAAAAACGTTTTAGATTTAAAAGAAGAAAAACTACCCTATATGGCAAATCCTGAAGGTCTTATATTATATGAAATAAATTATGAGTTTGACAGCTAA
- a CDS encoding energy-coupling factor transporter transmembrane component T family protein: MRMVFGRYMPYNSVVHRMDPRIKLFMVIALIVAVFMPVGFTGFVLIGTGIICMYTISKLSFKMLFKLFTPILFIFIMLIILNIFVLHPETNDTSINWTVLGSSGARYAESSDYGYIFNYKKLWFSEKALYRATYMTLRIFLMITLTTILTGTTQPLELTLAIEDLLWPLKLIGIPVYIFSIIISIALRMIPTLIDEAGRIMKAQSSRGIDFKNGNLADKVKGTTSLIIPLLVSSFNKAEDLAFAMDSRGFDPHAKRTRYRQVKFRLLDWVIFLIYIGIAAILFCYPYVEVLRQVEIPRIDAILNL, from the coding sequence ATGAGAATGGTATTTGGTAGATACATGCCTTATAACTCAGTGGTTCATAGAATGGATCCAAGAATTAAATTGTTTATGGTTATTGCATTAATTGTTGCAGTATTTATGCCGGTTGGATTTACAGGATTTGTTTTAATAGGTACTGGGATTATATGTATGTATACAATAAGCAAGCTAAGCTTTAAAATGTTATTTAAATTATTTACACCGATTTTATTTATTTTTATAATGCTTATAATTTTAAATATCTTTGTTTTACATCCAGAAACAAACGATACAAGTATAAATTGAACTGTATTAGGTTCTAGTGGAGCAAGATATGCAGAATCAAGTGATTATGGATATATTTTTAATTATAAAAAATTATGATTTTCCGAAAAAGCTTTATATAGAGCAACATATATGACTTTAAGAATATTTTTAATGATTACTTTAACAACAATCTTAACAGGGACAACTCAACCTTTAGAGTTAACTTTAGCTATTGAAGATCTTTTATGACCTTTAAAGTTAATTGGAATTCCAGTTTATATTTTTTCTATTATTATTTCTATTGCTTTAAGAATGATTCCGACTTTAATTGATGAAGCAGGAAGAATTATGAAGGCGCAATCTTCAAGAGGAATAGACTTTAAGAATGGAAATTTAGCAGATAAAGTTAAAGGAACAACATCTTTGATTATTCCGTTGTTAGTATCATCATTTAATAAAGCCGAAGATTTAGCTTTTGCAATGGATTCAAGAGGGTTTGATCCGCATGCAAAAAGAACAAGATATAGACAAGTCAAATTTAGACTTTTAGATTGAGTAATATTTTTAATTTATATTGGTATAGCGGCAATTTTATTTTGTTATCCTTATGTTGAAGTGTTAAGACAAGTTGAAATTCCGAGAATCGATGCAATTCTAAACTTATAA
- a CDS encoding energy-coupling factor transporter ATPase → MKKAKQPAFDFNGDIVFENVSYTYSKGTPFEFRALNGTDISIKKGKITAIIGMTGSGKSTLIQLTNGLIISETGRTIIGNYSLYAKTKKIKEVKDLRREIGLVFQFPEYQLFQDSIEKDIAFGPINLGAEKTQSLKNVPNLLKMVDLPVEYASRNPFDLSGGQKRRVAIAGIIAMDGDTLVLDEPTGGLDPQGEEDFMKLFYNLNKEKGKRIIIVTHNMDHVLQIADEVIVMHKGKVISVGDPFEIFSNFDLLRTIEIEPPKLYKLAYKLKEQGIDITTSKFRTVEEVANAIKLAKNRK, encoded by the coding sequence TTAAAAAAAGCAAAACAACCAGCTTTTGATTTTAATGGAGATATTGTTTTTGAAAATGTTTCATATACTTATTCAAAAGGAACCCCATTTGAATTTAGAGCACTTAACGGAACTGATATAAGTATTAAAAAAGGAAAAATTACAGCTATCATTGGTATGACGGGTAGTGGAAAATCAACTTTAATTCAATTAACAAATGGTTTAATTATTTCAGAAACAGGTAGAACTATTATAGGAAATTATTCACTTTATGCTAAAACTAAAAAAATAAAAGAAGTTAAAGATTTGCGTAGAGAAATTGGTCTAGTATTTCAATTTCCAGAATATCAATTATTCCAAGATTCAATTGAAAAAGATATTGCATTTGGTCCAATTAACTTAGGAGCAGAAAAAACTCAATCTCTTAAAAATGTTCCTAATTTATTAAAAATGGTAGATTTACCAGTTGAATATGCTTCAAGAAATCCATTTGATTTATCTGGGGGTCAAAAACGTAGAGTTGCTATTGCTGGAATTATTGCAATGGATGGAGATACATTAGTACTTGATGAACCTACTGGGGGATTAGATCCGCAGGGTGAAGAAGACTTTATGAAACTTTTTTATAATCTAAATAAAGAAAAAGGAAAAAGAATTATAATAGTTACTCACAATATGGATCACGTTTTACAAATCGCAGATGAAGTAATTGTTATGCATAAAGGAAAAGTGATTTCTGTGGGAGATCCTTTTGAAATATTTTCAAATTTTGACTTGCTAAGAACAATTGAAATAGAACCACCAAAATTATATAAATTAGCATATAAATTAAAAGAACAAGGAATAGATATTACTACAAGTAAATTTAGAACTGTTGAAGAAGTAGCTAATGCAATTAAGCTAGCAAAAAATAGAAAGTAG
- a CDS encoding energy-coupling factor transporter ATPase, producing MSEQKLLTTKELNDFKLLLNEYNDKLVRSSQKLIIAKMKLSKGEITVDIVKEYEEEFKKAKAEFKNKVDNQQFVENLKLAKQLLANHKKGDDQYWHAYQDLKLAQFLLKESKIAMKDRGHGGELSKLSNTALKLNNIKFRYNPNHPFAVNGVSVEVNHGEYVAIIGHNGSGKSTLSKIIIGVLVPTSGSIELYGNKVTSSNINIARKFLGIVFQNPDNQFIGSTVRDDIAFGLENRRVAPSKMSDIIEWAAKKVNMYDFLDHEPLMLSGGQKQRVAIASALALSPDILIFDEATSMLDPKGKTEVKNIMVELKNTREKTIFSITHDMDEILNADKVLVMNKGELVKFGTPKEILADKEFLRSIHLDIPFVAQVEEALSNVGINLEHSNSLEELVNKICQN from the coding sequence ATGTCAGAACAAAAACTTTTAACTACAAAGGAACTAAATGATTTTAAATTATTATTGAATGAATATAATGATAAATTAGTACGTTCTAGTCAAAAATTAATAATTGCAAAAATGAAGCTTTCAAAAGGTGAAATTACTGTAGATATTGTTAAAGAATATGAAGAAGAGTTCAAAAAAGCAAAAGCTGAGTTTAAAAACAAAGTGGATAATCAACAATTTGTAGAAAACTTGAAATTAGCAAAACAATTGTTAGCAAATCACAAAAAAGGTGATGATCAATATTGACATGCTTATCAAGATTTAAAATTAGCACAGTTTCTTTTAAAAGAATCTAAAATCGCTATGAAAGATCGTGGTCACGGGGGAGAACTATCTAAATTATCAAATACTGCATTAAAACTTAATAATATAAAATTTAGATATAATCCAAATCATCCATTTGCTGTTAACGGAGTAAGCGTTGAAGTAAATCATGGTGAATATGTTGCAATTATTGGTCATAATGGGAGTGGTAAATCTACATTATCTAAAATTATTATTGGAGTTTTAGTTCCAACAAGTGGTTCAATTGAACTTTATGGAAATAAAGTAACTTCAAGTAATATAAATATTGCTAGAAAATTTTTAGGAATAGTTTTTCAAAACCCTGATAATCAGTTCATTGGTTCAACTGTTAGAGATGATATTGCTTTTGGTTTAGAAAATAGAAGAGTAGCACCATCAAAAATGTCAGATATTATCGAATGAGCTGCAAAAAAAGTTAATATGTATGACTTTTTAGATCACGAACCATTAATGCTATCTGGAGGTCAAAAACAACGTGTTGCGATTGCATCAGCTCTAGCATTATCACCTGACATTTTAATCTTTGATGAAGCAACAAGTATGTTAGATCCAAAAGGAAAAACAGAAGTTAAAAATATTATGGTTGAATTAAAAAACACTAGAGAAAAAACTATATTTTCGATAACTCATGATATGGATGAAATTTTAAATGCTGATAAAGTTTTAGTTATGAATAAAGGGGAATTAGTAAAATTTGGAACACCAAAAGAAATTTTAGCAGATAAAGAATTTTTAAGATCTATTCACTTAGATATTCCTTTTGTTGCCCAAGTTGAAGAAGCTTTATCTAATGTTGGAATAAATCTTGAACACAGTAATAGTTTAGAAGAGTTGGTGAATAAGATATGTCAAAACTAA
- a CDS encoding ABC transporter transmembrane domain-containing protein: protein MKKFNKTVWFNYFIYSFLSLLSNACYVAMSYAFSFIIDSAIDKNLNKFLIASGTACGLILGHLILDYICDLILNSSLAIINNNLRKIVAYNTFKENYELKLDSGEFINLNSNKVNQLANSYYKNIFEITNCCLAIIVGFGFIAYISWISLLSCIILSILIIIVPSIMSKTSQKVVNIANDKNDKFLQTTKDSFNSYWVYWSMNETKQLIEKINTGSKILEAKNRKKENILNFSNLLFSVILFLGQVILIILFSWMYLAGFIKSIGTITTLNIISGVYCFFGGSSVRSLMGILSYKNVVKIDFKDIKDNINLVAVQKLDSIELKNLNFKYDDHDNHVIKDFNLSIIKNDKVLIQGESGAGKSTLLKLIFNSNNASQGQVFINGVNLKEYDIRPLCAYIGQDIVLTKGTILKI from the coding sequence ATGAAAAAATTTAATAAAACTGTATGATTTAACTATTTTATCTATAGTTTTTTGTCTTTATTAAGTAATGCTTGTTATGTTGCAATGAGTTATGCTTTTTCATTCATTATTGATAGTGCAATTGATAAAAATTTAAATAAATTTCTTATAGCTTCAGGAACTGCATGTGGTTTAATACTTGGTCATTTAATACTTGATTATATCTGTGATTTAATTTTAAACAGTTCATTAGCAATTATAAATAATAATTTAAGAAAAATTGTAGCTTATAATACATTTAAAGAAAACTATGAATTAAAGTTAGATTCAGGAGAATTTATAAACTTAAACTCAAATAAAGTTAATCAATTAGCAAATAGTTATTACAAAAATATTTTTGAAATAACTAATTGCTGTTTAGCAATAATTGTTGGTTTTGGTTTTATAGCTTATATAAGTTGAATATCTTTATTAAGTTGTATTATTTTATCAATATTAATCATTATTGTGCCAAGTATAATGTCAAAAACTAGTCAAAAAGTTGTAAATATTGCAAATGATAAAAATGATAAATTTTTACAAACTACAAAAGATAGTTTTAATTCTTATTGAGTGTATTGAAGTATGAATGAAACAAAACAATTAATTGAAAAAATTAATACAGGATCTAAAATTTTAGAAGCAAAAAATCGAAAAAAAGAGAATATTTTAAACTTTTCTAATCTTTTATTTAGTGTAATTTTATTTTTAGGACAAGTTATTTTAATTATTTTATTTAGTTGAATGTATCTTGCTGGATTTATAAAAAGCATCGGAACAATTACAACTCTAAATATTATTAGTGGTGTTTATTGTTTCTTTGGAGGATCAAGCGTAAGAAGTTTAATGGGAATATTAAGTTATAAAAATGTAGTTAAAATTGATTTTAAAGATATTAAAGATAATATAAATTTAGTAGCAGTACAAAAACTTGATTCAATTGAGCTAAAAAACTTAAACTTTAAATATGATGACCATGACAATCATGTTATTAAAGACTTTAATTTAAGTATTATAAAAAATGATAAAGTTTTAATACAAGGAGAAAGTGGAGCTGGTAAATCTACACTTTTAAAATTAATTTTTAATTCAAATAACGCTAGTCAAGGACAAGTATTTATTAACGGAGTTAATTTAAAAGAATATGATATTAGACCACTTTGTGCATATATTGGACAGGATATAGTATTAACTAAGGGAACTATTTTGAAAATTTAA
- a CDS encoding ATP-binding cassette domain-containing protein: MLNLSGGERQRLSIIRGLIVNKEWLFLDEITSALDEKTAFKVLDIFLKDKNKTIIMVAHKLDQNIVKQFNKVVKL; the protein is encoded by the coding sequence ATGTTAAATCTATCTGGAGGAGAAAGACAAAGACTTTCAATTATTCGAGGATTAATAGTTAACAAAGAGTGATTATTTTTAGATGAAATCACTTCTGCTCTTGATGAAAAAACTGCCTTTAAAGTTTTAGATATCTTTTTAAAAGATAAAAATAAAACTATTATAATGGTTGCTCATAAATTAGATCAAAATATTGTTAAACAATTTAATAAAGTAGTTAAATTATAA
- the rplQ gene encoding 50S ribosomal protein L17, translated as MSYIQKQGKNTAWRVALMRNLTTELIISEKLEITETRAKELRKHFDSMITLAKRGDLHARRQAAAWLRHINASEKETALQKLFTTLAKRFKSRNGGYTRILKLDNRRGDNAPMCIIELV; from the coding sequence ATGTCATACATTCAAAAACAAGGTAAGAACACTGCTTGAAGAGTCGCTTTAATGAGAAACTTAACTACTGAACTAATTATTTCAGAAAAATTAGAAATCACTGAAACTAGAGCAAAAGAGTTAAGAAAGCACTTTGATAGTATGATTACTCTTGCAAAGCGTGGAGATTTACATGCTAGAAGACAAGCTGCAGCATGATTAAGACACATTAATGCAAGTGAAAAAGAAACTGCACTACAAAAATTATTCACCACTCTTGCAAAAAGATTTAAATCAAGAAACGGTGGGTACACACGTATTTTAAAATTAGATAATCGCCGTGGAGATAATGCTCCAATGTGTATTATTGAATTAGTTTAA
- a CDS encoding DNA-directed RNA polymerase subunit alpha → MRQFARPEFTLLKEENNKNYGEFKVEPLERGFGITLGNAIRRTLLSSTPGAAVYAIKIAGAAHEFTSIEGIVENVSRIILNIKQLALRIDNNMFSLDEVVELSIKTSAVGPVKAGDIELPTGVEVVNKDLVLCNIADGGVLDLTLFAKNSRGYRSFKDNKKEKLTVDSITIDSNYSPIISVAYDVDATKIGKSVDLEKLILKVKTDGTISASDAVATASKILVEHLHFFVNLNEEINELNVIGVTSEEDEKELDKLIEDLDFTQRSLNCLKRANINTLRDLVSRSEDDIQEIRNLGRKSLKEIKDKVVQLGLTFKQD, encoded by the coding sequence ATGAGACAATTCGCTAGACCAGAATTTACTTTACTAAAAGAAGAAAATAACAAAAATTATGGGGAATTTAAAGTTGAACCTTTAGAAAGAGGATTTGGAATTACTTTAGGTAACGCAATCAGAAGAACTCTTTTAAGTTCAACGCCAGGAGCAGCAGTTTATGCAATTAAAATTGCAGGGGCGGCTCATGAATTTACATCAATAGAAGGTATTGTTGAAAACGTAAGTAGAATAATTTTAAATATAAAGCAATTAGCTTTGAGAATTGACAATAATATGTTTTCATTAGATGAAGTAGTAGAATTATCAATCAAAACTTCAGCAGTTGGACCTGTAAAAGCAGGAGATATAGAATTACCAACAGGAGTAGAAGTTGTTAATAAAGACTTAGTTTTATGTAATATCGCTGATGGTGGAGTATTAGATTTAACACTATTTGCAAAAAACTCAAGAGGATATAGATCATTTAAAGATAATAAAAAAGAAAAATTAACAGTTGATTCAATTACAATTGATTCAAATTATTCACCAATTATATCTGTTGCATACGATGTTGATGCTACAAAGATTGGTAAATCAGTAGATTTAGAAAAATTAATTTTAAAAGTTAAAACTGACGGAACAATTTCAGCAAGTGATGCTGTTGCAACTGCATCAAAAATTTTAGTAGAACATTTACATTTCTTTGTTAACTTAAATGAAGAAATTAATGAGTTAAACGTAATTGGTGTAACAAGCGAAGAAGACGAAAAAGAACTAGATAAATTAATTGAAGATTTAGACTTTACACAAAGAAGTTTAAATTGCTTAAAAAGAGCAAATATAAATACTCTACGTGATTTAGTTTCGCGTAGTGAAGATGATATTCAAGAAATTAGAAACTTGGGTAGAAAATCATTAAAAGAAATTAAAGATAAAGTTGTTCAATTAGGACTAACTTTTAAACAAGACTAG
- the rpsK gene encoding 30S ribosomal protein S11, with amino-acid sequence MANPKQNTANRKKVKKNIAKGIAHIHATFNNTIVTVSDEKGNVLSWSSAGALGFKGGKKSTPYAAQMIAEAAGKGAMENGVKTIQVEVKGPGPGRDAAVRSLQGIGLEITSINDTTPIPHNGVRPRKRPRG; translated from the coding sequence ATGGCAAACCCAAAACAAAATACTGCTAACCGTAAAAAAGTTAAGAAAAATATTGCTAAAGGTATCGCTCACATTCATGCCACTTTCAATAACACAATAGTAACTGTTTCTGATGAAAAAGGTAATGTTTTATCTTGATCAAGCGCCGGAGCTTTAGGATTTAAAGGTGGTAAAAAATCAACACCATATGCTGCACAAATGATTGCAGAAGCTGCTGGAAAAGGAGCAATGGAAAACGGAGTTAAAACTATACAAGTAGAAGTTAAAGGACCGGGACCAGGAAGAGATGCTGCTGTAAGAAGTTTACAGGGTATCGGACTAGAAATCACTTCAATTAATGACACTACACCAATACCTCATAACGGTGTACGTCCTAGAAAACGCCCAAGAGGATAA
- the rpsM gene encoding 30S ribosomal protein S13 has translation MARINGVEIPNEKRVVIALTYIYGIGLSTSQKILEATKVSEDVRVKDLTEEQQKSISQEISKFKTEGDLRRETALNIKRLMEIGSYRGMRHRKGLPVRGQSTKQNARTRKGPRKTVANKKK, from the coding sequence ATGGCTCGTATAAATGGGGTAGAAATACCTAATGAAAAAAGAGTAGTTATCGCTCTTACTTACATTTATGGTATTGGTTTATCAACATCACAAAAAATCTTAGAGGCAACTAAAGTTAGTGAAGATGTTAGAGTTAAAGATTTAACAGAAGAACAACAAAAATCTATTTCACAAGAAATTTCAAAATTCAAGACTGAAGGAGATTTAAGAAGAGAAACAGCATTGAACATTAAACGTTTAATGGAAATTGGAAGTTACAGAGGAATGAGACACAGAAAAGGACTACCAGTGCGTGGACAATCAACAAAACAAAATGCACGTACTAGAAAAGGTCCTAGAAAAACTGTAGCTAACAAGAAAAAATAG
- the rpmJ gene encoding 50S ribosomal protein L36 — protein MKVRSSVKKICDKCRIIRRKGRVMIICEQPKHKQRQG, from the coding sequence ATGAAAGTAAGATCATCTGTCAAAAAAATATGTGATAAGTGTCGCATAATTAGACGTAAAGGCCGTGTAATGATTATTTGTGAACAACCAAAACATAAACAACGTCAAGGTTAA
- the infA gene encoding translation initiation factor IF-1, protein MAKEDYLEVDGIVQEVLPNATFKVKLENEIVIDAHVSGKIRMNYIRILPGDKVTVAISPYDPTRGRITYRFKNSK, encoded by the coding sequence ATGGCAAAAGAAGACTATTTAGAAGTTGATGGCATAGTGCAAGAGGTGTTGCCAAATGCTACATTTAAGGTGAAACTAGAAAATGAAATAGTTATTGATGCCCACGTGTCTGGTAAAATCCGTATGAATTACATTCGCATTTTACCAGGTGACAAAGTAACTGTTGCAATATCACCTTATGACCCTACACGTGGAAGAATTACATACCGTTTTAAAAACAGTAAATAA
- the map gene encoding type I methionyl aminopeptidase — protein sequence MSITIKNQDQINKMRVAGKVLSEALYNLKKMIKPGVNCLDLDKYFIEFITKKGCQSNFKNYFGYPAHICISINEQLIHGIPNNRLIQDGDIVSIDAGCIYQDYHSDSAFTVICGQAKDELHSKLVEVTERSLYLAIEQVRAGVRIGTISSTVQQFVEEYGFQLPKDYTGHGIGLEMHEDPFIPNTGIKETGMRLIEGMAICIEPMVQIGTDKTVVGKDDWTVSSKDNSMAAHFEHTILVTNGDPEILTLYKPKEDN from the coding sequence ATGTCAATTACTATAAAAAATCAAGATCAAATTAACAAAATGAGAGTTGCTGGCAAAGTTTTAAGTGAAGCTTTGTATAACTTAAAAAAAATGATAAAACCAGGTGTAAATTGCTTGGATTTAGATAAATATTTTATTGAATTTATCACAAAAAAAGGATGCCAAAGTAACTTCAAAAATTACTTTGGCTATCCTGCTCATATATGCATATCAATAAATGAGCAATTAATTCATGGAATTCCAAATAATCGTCTTATTCAAGATGGTGATATCGTATCAATTGATGCAGGATGTATATATCAAGATTATCATTCTGATTCTGCATTCACAGTAATTTGTGGACAAGCAAAAGACGAATTACATAGTAAACTAGTAGAAGTGACTGAAAGGTCACTTTACTTGGCGATTGAACAGGTAAGAGCTGGTGTGCGCATCGGAACCATTTCTTCTACTGTTCAACAATTTGTTGAAGAATATGGTTTTCAATTGCCAAAAGATTATACAGGACACGGAATTGGATTAGAAATGCATGAAGATCCTTTTATTCCTAATACAGGAATAAAAGAAACCGGAATGCGTCTAATTGAAGGAATGGCAATTTGTATTGAACCAATGGTACAAATTGGAACTGATAAAACCGTTGTTGGAAAAGATGATTGAACAGTATCATCAAAAGATAATAGCATGGCAGCTCATTTTGAGCATACTATTTTGGTTACAAATGGAGATCCAGAAATATTAACATTATATAAACCAAAGGAGGACAATTAA
- a CDS encoding adenylate kinase, whose protein sequence is MNILLIGAPGSGKGTESELLSKEYNFTQLSTGDLFRTNISNKTKLGLKAQEYMTKGIYVPDDVTNDMVKDYLQTKNSGLIFDGYPRTLDQAKALDQMLSDLNQKLDYVVHIDVKESVLLQRLSGRLVCEVCKRSFHKINRKPKVENVCDFDGGKLITREDDQEDKIKVRLKVYNEQTSPLINYYREQNKLVEVDGNVKSAIDFHKELVEALKL, encoded by the coding sequence ATGAACATTCTTTTAATTGGTGCCCCAGGAAGTGGAAAAGGCACTGAATCAGAACTTTTGAGTAAAGAATATAATTTTACTCAATTATCAACAGGAGATCTATTTAGAACAAATATCTCTAATAAAACTAAATTAGGTCTTAAAGCCCAAGAATATATGACTAAGGGAATATATGTACCAGATGATGTTACAAACGATATGGTAAAAGACTATTTACAAACAAAAAACTCAGGATTAATTTTCGATGGATATCCTCGTACTTTAGATCAAGCAAAAGCTTTAGATCAAATGTTAAGTGATTTAAATCAAAAATTAGATTATGTTGTTCATATTGATGTAAAAGAAAGTGTTTTATTACAAAGGTTATCTGGTAGATTAGTTTGTGAAGTTTGTAAAAGAAGTTTTCATAAAATAAATCGTAAACCTAAAGTAGAAAATGTGTGTGACTTTGATGGTGGAAAATTGATCACCAGAGAAGATGACCAAGAAGATAAAATTAAAGTTAGATTAAAAGTATACAATGAACAAACATCTCCATTAATCAACTATTATAGAGAACAAAATAAATTAGTTGAAGTTGATGGAAATGTTAAGTCAGCAATTGATTTTCATAAAGAATTAGTAGAAGCGTTAAAACTATAA